A genomic segment from Klebsiella africana encodes:
- a CDS encoding sulfate ABC transporter substrate-binding protein produces MNKWGVGLTLLLASASVLAKDYQLLNVSYDPTRELYEQYNKAFSAHWKQETGDNVVIRQSHGGSGKQATSVINGIEADVVTLALAYDVDAIAERGRIDKNWLKRLPDNSAPYTSTIVFLVRKGNPKQIHDWNDLIKPGVSVITPNPKSSGGARWNYLAAWGYALHQNHGDQAKAQEFVKALYKNVEVLDSGARGSTNTFVERGIGDVLIAWENEALLATNELGKDKFEIVTPSESILAEPTVSVVDKVVDKKGTRQVAEAYLKYLYSPEGQEIAAKNFYRPRDPNVAKKYANEFPKLKLFTIDQEFGGWTKAQKEHFSNGGTFDQISQR; encoded by the coding sequence ATGAATAAGTGGGGCGTAGGGTTAACTCTGTTGCTGGCATCCGCCAGCGTTCTGGCAAAAGACTATCAGTTATTAAACGTATCTTATGATCCAACGCGCGAGCTGTACGAACAGTACAACAAAGCGTTCAGCGCGCACTGGAAGCAGGAGACCGGCGACAACGTGGTGATCCGCCAGTCGCACGGTGGTTCTGGCAAACAGGCGACTTCGGTAATTAACGGTATTGAAGCTGATGTGGTCACACTGGCACTCGCCTACGATGTCGACGCCATTGCTGAACGCGGCCGCATCGATAAAAACTGGCTGAAACGCCTGCCGGATAACTCCGCGCCGTATACCTCCACCATCGTGTTCCTCGTCCGCAAGGGCAACCCGAAACAGATCCATGACTGGAACGACCTGATCAAACCGGGCGTGTCGGTCATTACCCCGAACCCGAAAAGCTCCGGCGGCGCCCGCTGGAACTATCTGGCAGCCTGGGGCTATGCTCTGCATCAGAATCACGGCGACCAGGCGAAAGCCCAGGAGTTCGTCAAGGCGCTGTATAAAAACGTGGAAGTGCTGGACTCCGGCGCGCGTGGTTCGACCAATACCTTCGTAGAGCGCGGGATCGGCGATGTGCTGATCGCCTGGGAAAACGAAGCGCTGCTGGCGACCAACGAACTGGGCAAAGACAAGTTTGAAATCGTGACTCCGAGTGAGTCGATTCTGGCTGAGCCGACCGTCTCGGTGGTTGATAAAGTGGTGGATAAGAAAGGCACGCGCCAGGTAGCGGAAGCGTACCTGAAGTATCTCTACTCGCCGGAAGGCCAGGAGATTGCGGCGAAGAACTTCTACCGCCCGCGCGATCCGAATGTGGCGAAGAAATATGCTAATGAGTTCCCGAAACTGAAGCTGTTTACCATCGATCAGGAGTTCGGCGGCTGGACGAAAGCGCAGAAAGAGCACTTCTCCAACGGCGGCACCTTCGACCAGATTAGCCAGCGTTAA
- the glpK gene encoding glycerol kinase GlpK — protein MTDKKYIVALDQGTTSSRAVVMDHDANIVSVSQREFEQIYPKPGWVEHDPMEIWASQSSTLVEALAKADISSDQIAAIGITNQRETVVVWERETGKPIYNAIVWQCRRTAEICEQLKRDGMEEYIRKATGLVVDPYFSGTKVKWILDHVEGSRERAKRGELLFGTVDTWLIWKMTQGRVHVTDYTNASRTMLFNIHDLDWDDKMLDALDIPRAMLPEVRKSSEVYGQTNIGGKGGTRIPIAGIAGDQQAALFGQLCVKEGMAKNTYGTGCFMLMNTGEKAVTSTHGLLTTIACGPRGEVNYALEGAVFMAGASIQWLRDEMKLISDAFDSEYFATKVKDTNGVYVVPAFTGLGAPYWDPYARGAIFGLTRGVNSNHIIRATLESIAYQTRDVLEAMQADSGIRLHALRVDGGAVANNFLMQFQSDILGTRVERPEVREVTALGAAYLAGLAVGFWQNLDELQEKAVIEREFRPGIETTERNYRYSGWKKAVKRALAWEEHDEA, from the coding sequence ATGACCGACAAAAAATATATCGTTGCGCTTGACCAGGGCACTACCAGCTCCCGAGCCGTTGTGATGGATCATGATGCCAATATCGTCAGCGTCTCCCAGCGAGAATTTGAACAAATTTATCCTAAGCCAGGCTGGGTCGAACACGACCCAATGGAAATCTGGGCGTCCCAAAGCTCGACGCTGGTCGAAGCGCTGGCCAAAGCGGATATCAGCTCCGATCAGATCGCGGCCATCGGCATCACCAACCAGCGTGAGACCGTGGTGGTATGGGAGCGCGAGACCGGCAAACCGATCTACAACGCTATCGTCTGGCAGTGCCGCCGCACCGCAGAGATCTGCGAGCAGCTCAAACGTGACGGAATGGAAGAGTATATCCGCAAGGCCACTGGCCTGGTGGTAGACCCCTACTTCTCCGGCACCAAAGTGAAATGGATCCTCGACCATGTCGAAGGTTCCCGTGAGCGTGCGAAGCGCGGCGAGCTGCTGTTCGGCACCGTGGACACCTGGCTTATCTGGAAGATGACCCAGGGCCGCGTGCACGTTACCGACTATACCAACGCCTCGCGTACCATGCTGTTCAACATCCACGACCTGGACTGGGACGACAAGATGCTCGACGCGCTGGATATTCCGCGCGCCATGCTGCCGGAAGTGCGCAAGTCGTCCGAAGTGTACGGTCAGACCAACATTGGTGGTAAAGGCGGGACTCGTATTCCTATCGCCGGGATCGCCGGTGATCAGCAGGCGGCCCTGTTCGGCCAGCTGTGCGTCAAAGAAGGGATGGCGAAAAACACCTACGGCACCGGCTGCTTTATGCTGATGAATACCGGAGAAAAAGCGGTCACTTCCACCCACGGTCTGCTGACCACCATCGCCTGTGGCCCGCGCGGCGAGGTGAACTACGCGCTGGAAGGGGCGGTGTTTATGGCCGGCGCGTCTATTCAGTGGCTGCGCGACGAGATGAAGCTCATCAGCGATGCCTTCGATTCCGAGTACTTCGCCACCAAAGTGAAGGATACCAACGGTGTGTACGTGGTACCCGCGTTCACCGGTCTTGGCGCGCCGTACTGGGACCCGTATGCCCGCGGCGCGATCTTCGGCCTGACCCGTGGCGTGAACTCAAACCACATTATTCGTGCCACCCTGGAGTCTATCGCCTATCAGACCCGCGATGTGCTGGAGGCGATGCAGGCAGACTCCGGTATTCGTCTGCACGCTCTGCGCGTGGACGGCGGCGCGGTGGCCAACAACTTCCTGATGCAGTTCCAGTCCGATATCCTCGGCACCCGCGTCGAGCGGCCAGAAGTGCGCGAAGTGACGGCGCTGGGCGCGGCCTACCTGGCCGGTCTGGCGGTCGGTTTCTGGCAGAATCTGGACGAGCTGCAGGAAAAAGCGGTAATTGAGCGCGAATTCCGCCCGGGGATTGAAACCACCGAGCGCAACTATCGTTACAGCGGCTGGAAGAAAGCGGTGAAACGCGCGTTAGCGTGGGAAGAGCACGACGAAGCGTAA
- a CDS encoding CDP-diacylglycerol diphosphatase has product MKMRRVRYFLLALLVAILAALAGGYYWLHSGNPDALRKIVLQQCVPHQQQQQNPSPCAEVNLKGGYVLFKDRNGPLQYLLMPTYRINGTESPLLLDPLTPNFFWQAWQGREIMSQRHGAPVPDNAISLAINSRSGRTQNHFHIHISCLRPDVRAQLDKEAAAVSSRWLPLPGGLQGHEYLARRVTEAELAQRSPFLMLAEEVPEAREHMGRFALAMAQQTDGSLVLLATERNLLTLNRASAEEIQDHRCAILNANH; this is encoded by the coding sequence ATGAAAATGAGAAGAGTAAGATACTTTTTGCTGGCGCTGCTGGTGGCGATCCTCGCGGCGCTGGCGGGCGGCTACTACTGGCTGCACTCTGGCAACCCGGACGCGTTGCGCAAGATTGTCCTGCAGCAGTGCGTTCCCCATCAGCAACAACAGCAAAACCCGTCGCCGTGCGCGGAAGTGAACCTCAAGGGCGGCTATGTGCTGTTTAAAGACCGTAACGGCCCGCTGCAGTATTTGCTGATGCCGACCTACCGCATCAACGGCACCGAAAGCCCGCTGCTGTTGGATCCGCTGACGCCGAACTTCTTCTGGCAGGCCTGGCAGGGGCGTGAGATCATGAGCCAGCGCCACGGCGCGCCGGTTCCTGATAACGCGATATCGCTGGCGATTAACTCGCGCAGCGGACGCACGCAAAACCATTTCCATATACATATCTCCTGCCTGCGCCCCGATGTGCGTGCGCAGTTAGATAAAGAGGCGGCGGCGGTGAGCAGTCGCTGGCTGCCGCTACCGGGTGGGCTCCAGGGCCATGAATACCTGGCGCGTCGGGTGACAGAGGCCGAACTGGCCCAGCGCAGCCCGTTCCTGATGCTGGCGGAAGAGGTGCCGGAAGCGCGCGAACATATGGGACGCTTCGCGCTGGCGATGGCGCAGCAAACCGACGGCTCATTGGTGCTGCTGGCGACGGAGCGTAACCTGCTGACCTTGAACCGGGCCTCAGCGGAAGAAATTCAGGATCATCGCTGCGCCATCCTTAACGCAAACCACTAG
- a CDS encoding DUF1454 family protein, which produces MKKWTILWLSGLMGLAVGPHALSAESESTTAAAPYLLSGAPSFDLSISQFREKFNADNPKLPLNEFRSISTSRDRANLTRAASKINENLYASTALERGTLKIKSMQITWLPIQGPEQKAAKAKALEYMSAMIRAFVPTLSPAQSQQKLQKLLAVGKGKRYLADTEGAVRYVVADHGEKGLTFAIEPIKLALSETLEGNNK; this is translated from the coding sequence ATGAAGAAGTGGACAATCTTGTGGTTAAGTGGGCTGATGGGCCTTGCCGTCGGCCCGCACGCGTTGTCCGCAGAGAGCGAATCGACGACCGCTGCAGCGCCCTACCTGCTCTCCGGCGCACCGAGCTTTGACCTGTCGATCAGCCAGTTCCGGGAAAAATTTAACGCTGATAACCCGAAGCTGCCCCTGAACGAATTCCGTTCGATATCAACCAGCCGGGATCGGGCTAACCTGACCCGCGCCGCCAGCAAAATAAACGAAAATCTTTATGCCTCTACCGCGCTCGAGCGCGGTACGCTGAAGATCAAATCCATGCAGATCACCTGGCTGCCGATCCAGGGGCCGGAACAAAAAGCGGCGAAGGCCAAAGCGCTGGAGTATATGAGCGCCATGATCCGCGCCTTCGTGCCTACCCTTAGCCCAGCGCAAAGCCAGCAAAAGCTGCAGAAACTGCTGGCCGTCGGCAAAGGCAAACGCTACTTAGCCGATACCGAAGGTGCCGTACGCTATGTGGTGGCAGATCATGGGGAAAAGGGCCTGACCTTCGCCATTGAACCGATTAAGCTGGCGTTATCTGAAACGCTGGAAGGCAACAATAAATGA
- a CDS encoding DUF805 domain-containing protein, producing MTLQQWLFSIKGRIGRRDFWIWIAIWLVTMSALFTLAGSNLLNLQTAAFIIVCLLWPTAAVVVKRLHDRGKSGLWALLMILAWMLLAGNWAMLPQVWQWGVGRFVPTLIIVMMLIDLGAFVGTQGENKFGKETQDVRWKADA from the coding sequence ATGACCCTACAGCAGTGGTTATTCTCAATTAAAGGGCGTATTGGCCGCCGCGATTTCTGGATCTGGATTGCCATCTGGCTGGTGACCATGAGCGCCCTGTTTACCCTGGCAGGTAGTAATCTGCTCAATCTGCAGACGGCAGCGTTTATTATTGTCTGCCTGCTGTGGCCGACGGCGGCGGTGGTGGTCAAGCGGCTACACGATCGCGGTAAATCCGGGCTGTGGGCGCTGCTGATGATTCTGGCGTGGATGCTGCTGGCGGGGAACTGGGCGATGCTGCCGCAGGTCTGGCAGTGGGGCGTCGGGCGCTTTGTGCCGACGTTGATTATCGTCATGATGTTGATCGACCTGGGGGCGTTTGTCGGCACCCAGGGCGAGAATAAGTTCGGCAAGGAGACCCAGGACGTGCGCTGGAAAGCGGACGCCTGA
- a CDS encoding MIP/aquaporin family protein, with the protein MSQTSTLKGQCIAEFLGTGLLIFFGVGCVAALKVAGASFGQWEISIIWGLGVAMAIYLTAGVSGAHLNPAVTIALWLFACFDGRKVVPFIISQFAGAFCAAALVYGLYYNLFLDYETTHHMVRGSVESLDLAGIFSTYPNPHINFVQAFAVEMVITAILMGVILALTDDGNGIPRGPLAPLLIGLLIAVIGASMGPLTGFAMNPARDIGPKAFAWLAGWGDVAFTGGKDIPYFLVPLCAPVVGAALGAFSYRKLIGRHLPCDTCVEEEQQSPSSSTTQHKASL; encoded by the coding sequence ATGAGCCAAACATCAACCTTAAAAGGCCAGTGCATCGCAGAGTTCCTCGGTACCGGGTTGTTGATCTTCTTCGGCGTTGGGTGCGTGGCTGCGCTCAAGGTCGCGGGAGCCAGCTTCGGGCAATGGGAAATCAGCATCATCTGGGGTCTGGGCGTCGCCATGGCGATCTACCTGACCGCCGGGGTTTCCGGTGCGCACCTTAACCCTGCGGTGACTATCGCACTGTGGCTGTTCGCCTGCTTCGATGGCCGCAAAGTGGTCCCTTTTATTATTTCGCAATTCGCTGGCGCCTTTTGCGCTGCGGCATTAGTTTACGGGCTTTATTACAATCTTTTCCTCGATTATGAAACCACCCACCATATGGTCCGCGGCAGCGTGGAAAGCCTTGATCTGGCTGGCATCTTCTCCACTTACCCGAACCCACATATCAATTTTGTGCAGGCCTTCGCGGTAGAGATGGTGATTACCGCTATCCTGATGGGCGTCATCCTGGCGCTGACCGACGATGGCAACGGCATACCGCGCGGCCCGCTGGCCCCGCTGCTGATTGGCCTGCTGATCGCGGTGATTGGCGCCTCCATGGGACCGCTGACCGGCTTCGCCATGAACCCGGCGCGTGACATCGGCCCGAAAGCCTTCGCCTGGCTGGCGGGGTGGGGTGACGTCGCCTTCACCGGCGGCAAAGATATTCCTTATTTCCTGGTGCCGCTGTGCGCACCGGTGGTCGGCGCGGCGCTGGGCGCATTCAGCTATCGTAAGCTGATTGGCCGTCACCTGCCTTGCGACACCTGCGTGGAGGAAGAGCAACAGAGCCCCTCCTCTTCCACCACTCAACATAAAGCTTCGCTGTAA
- a CDS encoding SLC13 family permease, with protein MSLWLTHPLFLPSLIVGVTILLWATSLLPEFITALLFFAAAMMTKIAPPEVIFGGFASSAFWLVFSGFVLGIAIRKTGLADRAAQALSARLTDSWPRMVGSVVLLSYALAFVMPSNMGRIALLMPIVAAMARRAGIADGSRGWFGLALAVGFGTFQLSATILPANVPNLVMSGAAEGSYGIHLNYVPYLLLHTPVLGWLKGAVLVALICWLFPGKPHPPRDLAPLPPMSRDEKRLVWLLAVVLTLWVTESWHGVGPAWTGLAAAVVTLLPRVGFISGEEFASGVNMRTCIYVAGILGLAIAVTQTGIGGAVGNALLQVMPLDKDNPFTSFLALTGITSALNFIMTANGVPALYTTFAQSFADATGFPLLSVIMIQVLGYSTPLLPYQASPIVVAMGLGKVPARAGMQLCLALAAVSYLILLPLDYAWYQLLGKL; from the coding sequence ATGTCGCTCTGGCTTACCCACCCGCTGTTCCTTCCTTCACTGATTGTCGGCGTCACCATTCTCCTCTGGGCGACGTCGCTGCTACCGGAATTTATCACCGCGCTGCTGTTCTTCGCGGCGGCGATGATGACGAAAATCGCTCCGCCGGAAGTGATCTTCGGCGGCTTTGCCTCTTCGGCGTTCTGGCTGGTGTTCAGCGGCTTTGTGCTCGGCATCGCGATCCGTAAAACCGGGCTGGCGGACCGGGCGGCGCAGGCGCTGTCGGCCAGGCTCACCGACTCCTGGCCGAGGATGGTCGGCAGTGTGGTGTTGCTGAGCTATGCCCTGGCGTTCGTGATGCCCTCCAACATGGGACGCATCGCGCTGCTGATGCCGATCGTGGCGGCGATGGCCCGCCGCGCGGGTATTGCCGACGGCAGCCGCGGCTGGTTCGGCCTGGCGCTGGCGGTGGGGTTCGGCACCTTTCAGCTTTCGGCGACGATTTTGCCCGCCAACGTGCCAAATCTGGTGATGAGCGGCGCGGCGGAAGGCTCATACGGTATCCATCTGAATTATGTTCCCTATTTACTGCTGCATACGCCGGTGCTTGGCTGGCTGAAAGGGGCGGTGCTGGTGGCGCTGATTTGCTGGCTGTTTCCCGGCAAGCCGCATCCACCGCGTGACCTGGCGCCGCTGCCGCCGATGAGCCGCGACGAGAAGCGTCTGGTGTGGCTGCTGGCGGTGGTGCTGACGCTATGGGTGACTGAGAGCTGGCACGGCGTCGGCCCGGCGTGGACCGGCCTGGCAGCGGCTGTGGTGACGCTGCTGCCGCGGGTGGGCTTTATCAGCGGCGAGGAGTTTGCCAGCGGGGTGAATATGCGCACCTGCATTTACGTCGCCGGGATTCTGGGGCTGGCGATCGCCGTTACCCAAACCGGAATTGGCGGCGCGGTGGGTAATGCGCTGCTGCAAGTGATGCCCCTGGATAAAGACAATCCATTCACCAGCTTCCTGGCGCTGACCGGGATAACCAGCGCGCTGAACTTTATTATGACCGCTAACGGCGTCCCGGCGCTCTACACCACCTTTGCGCAGAGCTTTGCCGACGCGACCGGCTTTCCGCTGCTAAGCGTGATCATGATCCAGGTGTTGGGCTATTCCACGCCGCTGCTGCCCTATCAGGCGTCGCCGATCGTGGTGGCGATGGGGTTAGGCAAGGTCCCGGCGAGGGCGGGGATGCAACTGTGTCTGGCGCTGGCGGCGGTGAGTTATCTGATTTTGCTGCCGCTGGACTACGCGTGGTATCAGCTGTTGGGGAAACTGTAA
- the zapB gene encoding septal ring assembly protein ZapB: MTMSLEVFEKLESKVQQAIDTITLLQMEIEELKEKNNTLVQEVQSAQHGREELERENSQLKEQQQGWQERLQALLGRMEEV, encoded by the coding sequence ATGACGATGTCATTAGAAGTGTTTGAGAAATTAGAATCTAAGGTTCAGCAGGCGATTGATACCATCACTCTGTTGCAGATGGAAATCGAAGAGCTGAAAGAGAAAAACAACACCCTGGTGCAGGAAGTTCAGAGCGCGCAGCATGGTCGCGAAGAGCTGGAGCGCGAAAACAGCCAGTTGAAAGAGCAGCAGCAGGGCTGGCAGGAGCGTCTGCAGGCGCTCCTGGGCCGTATGGAAGAAGTCTAA
- the tpiA gene encoding triose-phosphate isomerase, with amino-acid sequence MRHPLVMGNWKLNGSRHMVNELVANLRTELAGVSGCAVAIAPPEMYLDLAKRAAEGSHIHLGAQNVDVNLSGAFTGETSAEMLKDIGAQYIIIGHSERRTYHKESDELIAKKFAVLKEQGLTPVLCIGETEAENEAGKTEEVCARQIDAVLKTQGAAAFEGVVIAYEPVWAIGTGKSATPAQAQAVHKFIRDHIAKADAKIAEQVIIQYGGSVNAGNAAELFTQPDIDGALVGGASLKADAFAVIVKAAEAAKKA; translated from the coding sequence ATGCGACATCCTTTAGTGATGGGTAACTGGAAACTGAACGGCAGCCGCCACATGGTAAACGAACTGGTTGCGAACCTGCGTACCGAACTGGCTGGCGTAAGCGGCTGTGCAGTTGCCATCGCCCCGCCGGAAATGTATCTGGACCTGGCTAAGCGTGCGGCAGAAGGCAGCCACATTCACCTGGGCGCGCAGAACGTTGACGTGAATCTGTCCGGCGCTTTCACCGGCGAAACCTCCGCCGAAATGCTGAAAGATATCGGCGCGCAGTACATCATCATTGGCCACTCCGAGCGTCGTACCTACCACAAAGAATCTGACGAGCTGATCGCGAAGAAATTCGCCGTGCTGAAAGAGCAGGGTCTGACCCCGGTTCTGTGCATCGGTGAAACCGAAGCGGAAAACGAAGCGGGCAAAACCGAAGAAGTTTGCGCCCGTCAGATCGACGCCGTGCTGAAAACCCAGGGCGCTGCCGCTTTCGAAGGCGTGGTAATCGCTTACGAACCCGTATGGGCTATCGGTACCGGCAAATCCGCGACCCCGGCTCAGGCACAAGCGGTGCACAAATTCATCCGTGACCACATTGCTAAAGCTGACGCGAAAATCGCTGAGCAAGTGATCATCCAGTACGGCGGTTCCGTTAACGCTGGCAACGCCGCAGAGCTGTTCACCCAGCCGGACATCGACGGCGCGCTGGTTGGCGGCGCATCCCTGAAAGCAGACGCTTTCGCGGTGATCGTTAAAGCAGCAGAAGCAGCGAAAAAAGCGTAA
- the gltS gene encoding sodium/glutamate symporter: MFHLDTLSTLVAATLVLLLGRKLVQTVPFLKKYTIPEPVAGGLLVALALLVLKKSMDIEIDFDMSLKDPLMLAFFATIGLNANLASLRAGGKVLGTFLIVVVGLLLLQNALGIGMAKLLGLDPLMGLLAGSITLSGGHGTGAAWSKLFVERYGFANATEVAMACATFGLVLGGLIGGPVARYLVKHSSSPDGTPDDQMAPTAFEKPDVGRVITSLVLIESIALIAICLTVGKVVAQLLAGSVFELPTFVCVLFIGVILSNSLALAGLYRVFDRAVSVLGNVSLSLFLAMALMSLKLWELASLALPMIIILAVQALAMALYAVFVTYRMMGKNYDAAVLAAGHCGFGLGATPTAIANMQAITDRFGPSHMAFLVVPMVGAFFIDIVNALVIKLYLLLPIFG, from the coding sequence ATGTTTCACCTCGATACCTTATCGACGCTTGTTGCCGCAACGCTTGTGTTGCTACTTGGCAGAAAACTCGTACAAACCGTTCCCTTCCTCAAGAAATACACCATTCCTGAACCCGTTGCCGGCGGTCTGCTGGTGGCGCTGGCGCTGCTGGTACTGAAAAAAAGCATGGATATCGAAATTGATTTCGATATGAGCCTGAAAGACCCGCTGATGCTGGCGTTCTTCGCCACTATCGGCCTTAACGCTAACCTCGCCAGCCTGCGGGCGGGTGGCAAAGTGCTGGGCACGTTTCTGATCGTGGTGGTCGGCCTGCTGCTGTTGCAGAATGCCCTCGGTATCGGCATGGCGAAGCTGCTGGGGCTGGATCCGCTGATGGGGCTACTGGCCGGATCTATCACCCTTTCCGGCGGCCACGGTACCGGAGCGGCATGGAGCAAGCTGTTCGTCGAGCGCTACGGTTTTGCCAACGCCACCGAAGTGGCGATGGCCTGCGCGACCTTTGGTCTGGTGTTGGGTGGTCTGATCGGCGGCCCGGTGGCGCGTTACCTGGTGAAACACTCTTCCTCACCGGACGGCACACCGGACGATCAAATGGCGCCGACCGCCTTTGAAAAGCCGGACGTAGGGCGGGTGATCACCTCGCTGGTGCTGATTGAAAGTATTGCCCTGATTGCTATCTGTCTGACGGTGGGTAAGGTCGTTGCGCAATTGCTGGCGGGGAGCGTCTTCGAGCTGCCGACCTTCGTCTGCGTGCTGTTTATCGGTGTGATCCTCAGCAATAGCCTGGCGCTGGCGGGGCTGTATCGGGTGTTCGATCGCGCAGTATCGGTGTTGGGTAACGTCAGCCTGTCGCTGTTCCTCGCCATGGCGCTGATGAGCCTCAAGCTGTGGGAGCTAGCCTCTCTGGCGCTGCCGATGATTATTATCCTGGCGGTGCAGGCGCTGGCGATGGCGCTGTATGCGGTGTTCGTCACCTACCGGATGATGGGCAAAAACTACGATGCCGCGGTGCTGGCAGCAGGCCATTGCGGCTTTGGTCTGGGGGCAACACCAACGGCGATTGCCAATATGCAGGCGATTACTGACCGCTTTGGCCCATCGCATATGGCTTTCCTGGTGGTGCCGATGGTGGGGGCGTTCTTTATTGATATCGTCAACGCGCTGGTGATTAAGCTGTACCTGCTGCTGCCGATATTTGGCTGA
- a CDS encoding nucleobase:cation symporter-2 family protein gives MSVNTAESENAQPVAHKPASELIYRLEDRPPLPQTLFAAFQHLLAMFVAVITPALLICQALGLPAQDTQHIISMSLFASGVASIIQIKAWGPVGSGLLSIQGTSFNFVAPLIMGGTALKTGGADVPTMMAALFGTLMLASCTEMVLSRVLHLARRIITPLVSGVVVMIIGLSLIQVGLTSIGGGYAAMADHTFGAPKNLLLAGIVLALIIILNRQRNPYLRIASLVIAMAAGYLAAWFLDMLPANTDSTNSSLITVPTPLYYGLGIDWSLLLPLMLVFMITSLETIGDITATSDVSEQPVSGPLYMKRLKGGVLANGLNSFVSAVFNTFPNSCFGQNNGVIQLTGVASRYVGFVVALMLIVLGLFPAVSGFVQHIPEPVLGGATLVMFGTIAASGVRIVSREPLNRRAILIIALSLAVGLGVSQQPLILQFAPDWLKNLLSSGIAAGGITAIVLNLIFPPEKA, from the coding sequence ATGTCCGTTAACACCGCAGAGTCAGAAAATGCGCAACCGGTTGCGCATAAACCAGCCAGCGAATTAATCTACCGCCTCGAAGATCGCCCGCCGCTTCCGCAAACCCTGTTCGCCGCCTTCCAGCACCTGCTGGCGATGTTTGTCGCGGTGATCACCCCGGCGTTGTTAATCTGTCAGGCTCTCGGTCTCCCGGCGCAAGATACCCAACACATCATCAGCATGTCGCTGTTCGCCTCCGGCGTCGCCTCCATTATCCAGATCAAAGCCTGGGGCCCGGTCGGCTCCGGATTGCTCTCCATCCAGGGCACCAGCTTCAACTTTGTCGCCCCGCTGATCATGGGCGGCACCGCGCTGAAAACCGGCGGCGCCGACGTCCCCACAATGATGGCCGCCCTGTTCGGCACCCTGATGCTGGCCAGCTGCACGGAAATGGTCCTCTCCCGGGTTCTGCATCTGGCGCGCCGCATCATTACCCCGCTGGTCTCCGGCGTCGTGGTGATGATTATCGGCCTGTCGCTAATTCAGGTCGGTCTGACTTCCATCGGCGGCGGCTACGCGGCGATGGCCGACCATACCTTTGGCGCGCCGAAGAACCTGCTGCTGGCGGGCATCGTGCTGGCGCTGATTATTATCCTCAACCGCCAGCGCAACCCGTACCTGCGCATCGCTTCGCTAGTGATCGCCATGGCGGCGGGCTATCTGGCAGCATGGTTCCTCGATATGCTGCCGGCCAACACCGACTCAACCAACAGCAGCCTCATCACCGTTCCGACGCCGCTCTACTATGGCCTCGGCATCGACTGGAGCCTGCTGCTGCCCCTGATGCTGGTATTTATGATCACCTCCCTGGAAACCATCGGCGATATCACCGCCACCTCCGACGTCTCCGAACAGCCTGTCTCCGGTCCGCTGTATATGAAGCGCCTGAAAGGCGGCGTGCTGGCTAACGGCCTGAACTCCTTTGTTTCCGCGGTTTTCAACACCTTCCCGAACTCCTGCTTCGGCCAGAACAACGGTGTGATCCAGCTGACCGGCGTCGCCAGCCGCTACGTCGGCTTCGTGGTCGCCCTGATGCTGATCGTCCTCGGTCTGTTCCCGGCGGTGAGCGGCTTCGTCCAGCATATCCCTGAGCCAGTGCTCGGCGGCGCCACGCTGGTGATGTTCGGCACCATTGCCGCGTCCGGCGTACGCATCGTCTCCCGCGAGCCGCTGAACCGTCGCGCGATCCTGATTATCGCCCTGTCGCTGGCGGTGGGTCTCGGCGTGTCACAGCAGCCACTGATCCTGCAGTTCGCGCCGGACTGGCTGAAAAACCTGCTCTCCTCCGGGATTGCCGCCGGCGGCATCACGGCGATTGTTCTGAATTTAATTTTCCCGCCAGAAAAAGCCTGA